The proteins below are encoded in one region of Equus przewalskii isolate Varuska chromosome 1, EquPr2, whole genome shotgun sequence:
- the SPESP1 gene encoding sperm equatorial segment protein 1 — MPMKSLVLLVGLLLWPSSVPAYPSMTVTPDEEQNLNHYVQVLQNLILSVPTREPIRGRKSKSPNDIYSRGSKVSQVEETVTHGGASTENDVLINPISEEPTTFPTSGFTLGIGKKKDTESTAFWSIKPNNVSVVLHAEEPYIEKEEPEPEPVLKEKEAPKPFPDVTQLSPSPDVTSGKPFLTSSGRSTDWDTGAETEDVPQLSGEYEMDKPEALTFDKHLNNDDILKKISDINSEVQQVPLAESLKPEYREDIQASRDHLKRSLALAAAAEHKLKNMYKSQMSPVGRSSSEIDDIETVINMLYNSRSKLPEYLDIKYVPPEMRRRATTVFNTLKKILCVSRAETQNLIRKLLNNNIKILNLLDIP; from the coding sequence gcATGACTGTGACACCTGACGAAGAACAGAACTTGAATCATTATGTACAAGTTTTACAGAACCTAATACTCAGTGTTCCTACTAGGGAGCCAATTCGTGGGAGAAAATCAAAGTCCCCAAATGATATTTATTCTAGAGGATCGAAGGTATCACAAGTTGAGGAGACAGTTACACATGGAGGAGCTTCAACTGAGAATGATGTTTTAATCAATCCTATCAGTGAAGAACCTACAACTTTCCCTACTAGCGGCTTCACACTGGgaatagggaagaaaaaagataccGAAAGTACAGCATTCTGGTCGATTAAACCAAAcaatgtttctgttgttttacatGCAGAAGAACcttatattgaaaaagaagagccagagccagagccagttttaaaagaaaaggaggcaCCAAAGCCATTCCCAGATGTTACTCAATTATCTCCAAGTCCAGATGTCACCTCAGGCAAACCGTTTCTCACCTCTTCAGGTAGGAGCACTGACTGGGATACCGGCGCAGAAACAGAGGATGTTCCTCAGCTCTCAGGCGAATATGAAATGGACAAACCTGAAGCGCTAACATTTGACAAACATTTGAATAATgatgacattttgaaaaaaatttcagatattaacTCAGAGGTGCAACAGGTGCCTCTTGCTGAGAGCCTCAAGCCGGAATATAGGGAGGACATTCAAGCCTCTAGAGATCACCTAAAACGAAGCCTTGctctggcagcagcagcagaacataaattaaaaaatatgtataaatccCAGATGTCACCAGTAGGACGAAGCAGTAGTGAAATTGATGACATTGAAACTGTTATTAACATGCTGTATAATTCTAGATCTAAATTACCTGAATATTTAGATATTAAATATGTTCCACCAGAGATGAGAAGAAGAGCTACTACAGTATTCaatacattgaaaaaaatattatgtgtAAGTCGAGCAGAAACTCAAAACCTTATTAGGAAGTTAttaaacaataatataaaaattttaaatttacttgatATTCCATGA